Proteins found in one Streptococcus iniae genomic segment:
- a CDS encoding FAD:protein FMN transferase has protein sequence MMGTVITIQIESDKASRQIETVCQLLETYNHRFSANDEDSELMQINHMAGIEEVSVHPDLYQLIKVGKEHSLSEPSNLNIAIGPLVQSWRIGFSDATVPESSTVLEKLKKTAPQKILLNDQKKTVLLEEKEMKIDLGALAKGYIADKVLSYLIEDGIDSALINLGGNVLVHGKNPKRQDGLFYIGIQHPVKTRGQNIGIIKTENMSVVTSGIYERHLSVNGKDYHHIFDRKTGYPIETDMTSLTIVAKSSLDCEIWTTRLFGLPSLTVYNLLNASPDIDGIIITKDQKIVVSDGLKTSFQLVF, from the coding sequence ATGATGGGAACTGTCATCACTATCCAAATAGAGTCAGATAAGGCAAGTAGGCAAATTGAAACTGTTTGTCAGCTTTTAGAGACCTATAATCATCGCTTTAGTGCTAATGATGAGGACTCTGAACTGATGCAAATCAACCATATGGCTGGTATTGAGGAAGTTTCTGTACATCCTGACTTATACCAACTTATAAAGGTTGGCAAAGAACATAGCCTTAGTGAACCCAGTAATCTTAATATAGCCATTGGCCCCTTAGTTCAAAGCTGGCGGATTGGTTTTTCTGATGCCACTGTTCCTGAATCAAGCACTGTTTTGGAGAAATTAAAAAAAACGGCCCCTCAAAAAATTCTTCTTAACGATCAGAAAAAAACTGTTTTGCTTGAAGAAAAAGAAATGAAAATTGATTTGGGTGCTTTAGCAAAAGGTTATATTGCTGATAAAGTGCTGTCATATCTTATTGAAGACGGCATCGATTCAGCACTCATCAACCTAGGTGGCAATGTTCTTGTTCATGGAAAAAACCCTAAACGTCAGGATGGCCTCTTCTACATTGGCATTCAACATCCAGTGAAAACTCGTGGTCAGAACATTGGTATCATAAAAACTGAAAATATGTCTGTTGTTACCTCGGGTATTTATGAACGGCATTTAAGCGTTAATGGAAAAGATTACCACCATATTTTTGATCGAAAAACAGGGTATCCCATTGAAACTGATATGACTAGCTTGACAATTGTGGCTAAGTCTTCGCTTGATTGTGAGATATGGACAACTCGATTATTTGGTTTACCATCTTTAACTGTTTATAACCTCCTTAACGCAAGCCCAGATATTGACGGGATTATCATTACTAAAGATCAAAAGATTGTTGTATCGGATGGATTAAAAACCTCCTTTCAGTTAGTGTTTTAA
- a CDS encoding nucleobase:cation symporter-2 family protein, with the protein MSAKQEHSHSQSAVLGLQHLLSMYAGSILVPIMIAGALGYSAKELTYLISTDIFMCGIATFLQLQLNKHFGVGLPVVLGCAFQSVAPLSIIGAHQGSGAMFGALIASGIYVVLVAGIFSKVARFFPAIVTGSVITTIGLSLIPVAMGNMGNNVAKPTQESLLLAMLTIVIILAVQKIATGFIKSIAILIGLVVGTLVAAMMGLVDTGAVANAPWVHIPTPFYFGAPKFEITSIVMMCIIATVSMVESTGVYLALSDITGDKLDANRLRNGYRSEGFAVLLGGIFNTFPYTGFSQNVGLVKLSGIKTRRPIYYTAAFLVVIGLLPKFGALAQMIPSPVLGGAMLVLFGMVALQGMQMLNQVDFSGNEHNFIIAAVSISAGLGFNGTNLFSSLPTTANMFLTNGIVIATVTAVGLNLIFNGKSK; encoded by the coding sequence ATGTCAGCAAAACAAGAACACTCTCATTCCCAATCAGCTGTTTTAGGTCTTCAACATTTATTGTCAATGTATGCAGGATCTATTCTTGTTCCAATCATGATTGCAGGGGCTCTAGGCTATTCAGCCAAAGAATTAACCTATCTTATCTCGACAGATATTTTTATGTGTGGAATTGCAACGTTCTTACAGCTACAACTTAATAAGCATTTTGGTGTTGGGCTTCCAGTTGTTCTTGGTTGTGCCTTTCAATCTGTAGCACCCTTGTCTATTATTGGTGCCCATCAAGGCTCAGGCGCAATGTTTGGCGCCTTGATTGCATCAGGGATTTATGTTGTTCTTGTTGCTGGTATTTTTTCTAAAGTTGCTCGCTTTTTCCCAGCGATTGTTACCGGCTCTGTTATTACTACTATTGGCTTGTCATTAATTCCTGTAGCAATGGGAAACATGGGTAATAACGTTGCTAAGCCAACACAAGAGAGTCTTTTATTAGCTATGCTGACTATTGTGATTATCCTAGCCGTCCAAAAAATTGCAACTGGTTTTATCAAGTCTATTGCCATTTTGATTGGTCTTGTCGTAGGGACCTTAGTAGCAGCGATGATGGGACTCGTTGATACCGGTGCAGTGGCAAATGCCCCTTGGGTTCATATTCCAACACCATTTTACTTTGGAGCACCTAAATTTGAAATCACATCAATTGTAATGATGTGTATTATTGCAACAGTCTCAATGGTTGAATCAACGGGTGTTTACCTAGCACTTTCTGATATTACAGGTGACAAACTTGATGCTAACAGGTTAAGAAATGGTTACCGTTCAGAAGGTTTTGCAGTCTTACTTGGTGGTATCTTCAATACTTTTCCCTATACAGGATTTTCTCAAAATGTTGGTTTGGTTAAACTATCAGGCATTAAAACACGTCGCCCAATCTACTACACAGCAGCTTTCTTGGTAGTCATTGGTTTATTGCCTAAATTTGGTGCACTTGCTCAAATGATTCCAAGTCCAGTACTTGGTGGTGCTATGTTAGTTCTCTTTGGAATGGTAGCCCTTCAAGGAATGCAGATGCTTAACCAAGTGGATTTTTCAGGTAATGAGCATAATTTCATTATTGCAGCTGTTTCAATTTCTGCAGGACTTGGGTTCAATGGAACCAACTTATTCTCAAGCTTACCAACCACTGCAAATATGTTTCTAACAAATGGTATTGTTATAGCAACAGTAACAGCAGTTGGCCTAAACTTGATTTTTAATGGTAAGTCAAAATAA
- a CDS encoding xanthine phosphoribosyltransferase: MKLLEERILNDGDILGDNILKVDSFLTHQVDFTLMKAIGQVFADKYSDKGITKVVTIEASGIVPAVYAAEALNVPMIFAKKHKNITMTEGILTAEVYSFTKQVTSTVSINGRFLSDSDKVLIIDDFLANGQAAKGLIDIINQAGAQVLGVGIVIEKSFQDGRQLLEAQGVEVTSLARIKNFENGTLNFMEADA, translated from the coding sequence ATGAAACTGTTGGAAGAACGTATTTTAAATGATGGCGATATTTTAGGAGACAACATCTTAAAAGTTGATAGTTTTTTAACCCATCAAGTTGATTTCACATTAATGAAAGCTATTGGACAGGTTTTTGCTGACAAATATTCTGACAAAGGAATTACCAAAGTAGTTACCATTGAAGCATCAGGAATTGTACCAGCCGTTTATGCCGCCGAGGCCTTGAATGTCCCTATGATTTTTGCTAAAAAACATAAAAACATTACAATGACGGAGGGAATTTTAACAGCAGAAGTCTATTCCTTTACCAAACAGGTAACTAGCACTGTATCCATTAATGGTCGATTCTTATCAGACTCTGATAAGGTTTTAATCATTGATGATTTTCTTGCTAATGGCCAAGCTGCAAAAGGTTTGATTGATATTATTAATCAAGCTGGAGCACAAGTTCTTGGTGTTGGCATTGTTATTGAAAAATCTTTTCAAGATGGTCGTCAGTTATTAGAAGCACAAGGTGTGGAAGTAACATCACTTGCTCGTATCAAAAACTTTGAAAATGGTACCTTAAACTTTATGGAGGCAGACGCATAA
- the guaC gene encoding GMP reductase has product MFNYMPVFDYEDIQLIPNKCIINSRSEADTSVKLGNYTFKLPVIPANMQTIMDETIAEKCAKEGYFYIMHRFDEESRKPFIKRMHDQKLIASISVGVKDYEYAFVSSLKDDAPEFITIDIAHGHANSVIEMIKHIKSELPQTFVIAGNVGTPEAVRELENAGADATKVGIGPGKVCITKVKTGFGTGGWQLAALRWCAKAAQKPIIADGGIRTHGDIAKSIRFGASMVMIGSLFAGHVESPGKTVEIDGETFKEYYGSASEYQKGEHKNVEGKKILLPTKGHLSDTLTEMQQDLQSSISYAGGKDLAALRRVDYVIVKNSIWNGDAI; this is encoded by the coding sequence ATGTTTAATTACATGCCTGTATTTGATTATGAAGATATTCAGTTAATCCCTAATAAATGCATAATCAACAGCCGTTCAGAAGCTGATACTAGTGTTAAATTAGGAAACTATACCTTTAAGTTACCAGTTATCCCAGCTAATATGCAAACCATTATGGATGAGACCATTGCTGAAAAATGTGCAAAAGAAGGTTATTTCTATATTATGCATCGTTTTGATGAAGAAAGTCGTAAACCTTTCATTAAACGGATGCATGATCAAAAATTAATTGCCTCGATTTCAGTAGGTGTTAAAGATTATGAATATGCCTTTGTTTCATCACTTAAAGATGATGCTCCAGAATTTATTACTATCGACATCGCTCATGGCCATGCCAATAGTGTTATTGAGATGATTAAACATATCAAATCAGAATTGCCACAGACCTTTGTTATTGCAGGAAATGTTGGAACTCCTGAAGCAGTCCGTGAATTGGAAAATGCTGGTGCTGATGCTACAAAAGTTGGTATCGGCCCAGGGAAAGTTTGTATCACTAAGGTTAAAACTGGTTTTGGAACAGGGGGCTGGCAATTAGCTGCACTACGTTGGTGCGCTAAAGCTGCTCAAAAACCAATTATTGCTGATGGTGGTATTAGAACACACGGTGACATTGCAAAGTCAATTCGCTTTGGGGCAAGCATGGTTATGATTGGTTCTTTATTTGCTGGACATGTTGAAAGCCCAGGAAAAACAGTTGAGATTGACGGAGAAACATTTAAAGAATATTATGGATCAGCTTCGGAATATCAAAAAGGGGAGCATAAGAATGTTGAAGGTAAAAAAATCTTACTACCAACAAAAGGGCATCTTTCTGATACTTTAACCGAGATGCAACAGGATTTGCAATCATCTATTTCTTATGCTGGTGGCAAGGATCTTGCTGCACTACGTCGTGTTGACTATGTCATTGTCAAAAATTCCATTTGGAACGGCGATGCTATCTAA
- a CDS encoding ABC transporter permease/substrate-binding protein: MTSFITTFQERFSEWTKALSEHLQISLLSLLLAILIAIPLASLLSKSKRWSDLILQITGVFQTIPSLALLGLFIPLMGIGTLPAVTALVIYAVFPIIQNTITGLSGIDPSLQEAGQAFGMNKWERLKTFEIPLAMPVIMSGVRTSAVMIIGTATLASLIGAGGLGSFILLGIDRNNSNLILIGALSSAILAIVFNSILLYLERASLKKILLAFIVVIVALISSYSSAIMPMMTKKPSQKIVIAGKLGAEPEILINLYKELIEEDSHLTVDLKPNFGKTTFLYQALKSGDIDIYPEFTGTITSSLLKEKPMLSTDPKLVYQQARDGIKKQDNLVLLKPFAFQNTYALAVPKQLAKDRVISNISDLLNYKEQFKAGFTLEFKDRPDGNKGLQSLYGLHLTVATMEPALRYQAIQSGDIQVTDAYSTDAELIRYNLTVLKDDKQLFPPYQGAPLMTAKLLQQHPELKTILERLSGKISEKEMQEMNYQVSVHGKSAKEVARAYLIKEGLIKK; this comes from the coding sequence ATGACTAGTTTTATCACCACCTTTCAAGAACGGTTTAGTGAGTGGACAAAGGCACTTAGTGAGCACTTACAAATTTCCTTGTTGTCTTTATTACTAGCAATTTTAATTGCTATCCCCTTAGCTAGTCTCCTAAGTAAGAGTAAGCGTTGGTCAGATCTTATCTTGCAAATAACTGGTGTTTTTCAAACCATTCCGTCATTAGCTCTTTTAGGCTTATTTATACCGTTGATGGGAATCGGAACTCTTCCTGCAGTGACCGCTCTTGTCATCTATGCCGTATTTCCTATTATTCAAAATACGATTACTGGACTAAGTGGTATTGATCCAAGTTTACAAGAAGCAGGGCAAGCATTTGGAATGAATAAGTGGGAAAGGCTAAAAACATTTGAAATCCCATTAGCGATGCCTGTCATCATGTCAGGGGTTAGAACATCTGCTGTTATGATTATCGGGACTGCAACTTTAGCTTCCTTAATTGGAGCGGGAGGTCTTGGATCCTTTATTCTTCTTGGAATTGATCGCAATAACTCAAACTTGATATTAATAGGGGCTTTGTCATCTGCTATTTTAGCAATTGTCTTTAACAGTATTCTTTTGTATTTGGAAAGAGCATCTCTCAAGAAAATCTTGCTAGCCTTTATAGTTGTCATTGTTGCTCTTATTAGCTCATACAGCTCCGCAATTATGCCAATGATGACTAAAAAACCATCGCAAAAAATTGTGATTGCCGGAAAACTTGGGGCAGAGCCCGAAATCCTCATTAACCTTTATAAGGAATTGATTGAAGAAGACTCCCATTTGACAGTAGACCTTAAACCTAATTTTGGAAAGACAACTTTTCTTTATCAGGCTTTAAAATCTGGTGATATTGATATCTATCCAGAATTTACAGGAACAATAACCTCCAGTTTACTTAAAGAAAAGCCGATGCTTTCAACTGATCCAAAGCTGGTTTATCAGCAAGCTCGAGATGGTATTAAAAAACAGGATAATTTAGTTTTGTTAAAACCATTTGCTTTTCAAAATACCTATGCCCTTGCAGTCCCTAAGCAACTGGCAAAAGACAGAGTAATTTCTAATATTTCTGATTTATTAAACTATAAAGAACAATTTAAAGCGGGTTTTACTTTGGAATTCAAAGATAGACCCGATGGCAATAAAGGTTTGCAGTCTTTATATGGCTTACATTTAACTGTTGCAACAATGGAGCCTGCTTTAAGATATCAAGCGATTCAGTCAGGTGATATTCAAGTGACGGACGCCTATTCTACTGATGCAGAATTAATCAGATATAATCTTACCGTTTTAAAGGATGATAAACAGCTTTTTCCTCCCTATCAAGGTGCGCCTTTAATGACAGCTAAATTATTGCAACAACATCCAGAATTAAAAACTATTTTAGAGCGTTTAAGTGGCAAAATCTCTGAAAAAGAAATGCAAGAAATGAATTACCAAGTCTCCGTCCATGGCAAAAGTGCTAAAGAAGTTGCGCGTGCCTACTTAATAAAAGAAGGTCTTATTAAAAAGTAA
- a CDS encoding ABC transporter ATP-binding protein gives MIRFENVSKEFAGNLVLKEQNFHIKDREFFVLVGSSGSGKTTLLKMINCLIEPTSGKIYLDGKEQKDLDLREMRLSIGYVLQQIALFPHLTVAENIAIIPKMKEWSKDQIETKTRELLEKVGLNPDDYYNRFPSDLSGGEQQRVGIVRAIISHPKILLMDEPFSALDPISKKQLQELMLALHQEFDMTIVFVTHDIKEAIRLGDRLAILDQGEILQMDSPQAIIANPATPFVENLFGGDFHD, from the coding sequence ATGATACGGTTTGAAAATGTCTCAAAAGAATTTGCTGGAAATCTTGTTCTAAAAGAGCAAAATTTCCATATCAAAGACCGCGAGTTCTTTGTTCTCGTTGGTTCTAGTGGTTCAGGTAAAACCACCTTATTAAAAATGATTAATTGTCTGATTGAACCAACTTCAGGGAAAATTTACTTGGATGGTAAAGAGCAAAAAGACTTAGACTTAAGGGAAATGAGACTGTCGATAGGCTATGTGTTACAACAAATTGCCTTGTTTCCACATTTAACAGTGGCAGAAAATATTGCTATTATCCCCAAAATGAAAGAGTGGTCTAAGGACCAAATTGAAACAAAAACGAGAGAGTTACTTGAGAAAGTAGGCTTGAACCCTGATGACTATTACAACCGCTTCCCAAGTGATTTATCAGGAGGAGAACAGCAAAGAGTTGGCATCGTAAGAGCTATTATTTCTCATCCTAAGATTTTGTTAATGGATGAGCCGTTTTCGGCATTAGACCCTATCTCAAAAAAACAACTGCAAGAGTTGATGTTAGCTTTGCATCAAGAATTTGATATGACTATTGTATTTGTCACACACGATATCAAAGAAGCAATTAGATTAGGTGATAGACTGGCTATCCTAGACCAAGGCGAAATTCTTCAAATGGATTCTCCCCAAGCCATCATTGCTAATCCAGCGACACCGTTTGTTGAAAATTTATTCGGAGGTGATTTCCATGACTAG
- a CDS encoding Cof-type HAD-IIB family hydrolase, producing the protein MRQKIIFLDVDGTLVDYYNTIPDSAIKAVQEARKKGHLVYVCTGRSRSEMPEAILTLGFDGMIGGNGSYLEHHGKVLMHQKMLTKDVNDIVDWLQKRGLEFYLESHNGLFASKNFREHARPVFRTYAMRKGKSEDDVKSLEAEDALYGLIYNGGEPYPDDVNKVSFILKSYQDHLDSIKAFPHLEAHTWGGRGETALFGDLGIKGINKAIAIDVLLTHLALDREDTIAFGDAKIDIPMLDYCKIGVAMGNGGPEILEIADMITDDVEENGLYNAFKTLGLCQ; encoded by the coding sequence ATGAGACAAAAAATCATATTTTTAGATGTCGATGGCACATTAGTAGATTACTATAATACAATTCCCGACTCAGCAATTAAAGCCGTTCAAGAAGCCCGTAAAAAAGGACATCTGGTATATGTTTGCACAGGTCGTAGTCGCTCGGAAATGCCAGAAGCCATTTTAACTCTTGGATTTGATGGTATGATTGGTGGTAACGGTTCTTATCTTGAACATCATGGAAAAGTGCTTATGCACCAAAAAATGTTAACAAAAGATGTTAATGATATTGTTGATTGGCTTCAAAAACGTGGCCTAGAGTTCTATTTAGAGTCACATAATGGCCTTTTTGCTAGCAAAAATTTTCGAGAACATGCCCGACCTGTTTTTAGAACTTACGCAATGCGAAAAGGAAAAAGTGAAGATGACGTTAAAAGTCTAGAAGCTGAGGATGCCTTGTATGGTTTAATTTATAATGGTGGAGAACCTTATCCTGATGATGTCAATAAGGTCAGTTTCATTTTAAAAAGTTATCAAGATCATCTGGATTCCATTAAAGCCTTCCCGCATTTAGAGGCCCATACTTGGGGTGGTCGAGGAGAAACAGCACTCTTTGGTGATTTGGGTATTAAAGGGATTAATAAGGCAATTGCGATTGATGTGCTGCTAACTCATCTTGCCTTAGACAGAGAAGATACAATTGCATTTGGTGATGCGAAAATTGATATTCCAATGCTAGACTATTGTAAAATTGGGGTGGCAATGGGAAATGGTGGTCCAGAAATCCTTGAAATAGCTGATATGATTACAGATGATGTTGAAGAAAATGGACTCTACAATGCCTTTAAAACATTAGGTTTATGCCAATAA
- a CDS encoding SDR family NAD(P)-dependent oxidoreductase, protein MLKKIALITGASAGFGEAIASQLIRDGYCVILAARRLNKLEDLRDQFGLDKAYALKMDVSATDSIDQAIASLPEEWRTIDLLINNAGLALGLDKAFEADFTKWQTMINTNIIGLSYLTHRILPDMVKRNSGMIINIGSTAGTIPYPGGNIYGASKAFVKQFSLNLRADLAGTKIRVTNIEPGLCEGTEFSSVRFDGDQQRVEAIYAGAHAIQPKDIANTVSWIAAQPEHVNINRIEIMPVSQSYGPQPVHRD, encoded by the coding sequence ATGCTTAAAAAAATTGCTCTTATTACTGGTGCATCAGCTGGTTTTGGTGAAGCTATTGCAAGTCAATTAATCAGAGATGGTTATTGTGTTATTCTGGCTGCTAGGCGACTAAACAAATTGGAAGACCTTAGAGATCAGTTTGGTTTAGACAAAGCCTATGCGTTAAAGATGGATGTCTCAGCAACAGATAGCATAGATCAAGCAATAGCTAGCTTACCAGAAGAATGGCGAACTATTGATTTATTGATTAATAATGCTGGACTTGCGCTTGGTTTAGACAAAGCATTTGAAGCAGACTTTACAAAATGGCAAACCATGATTAATACAAATATTATTGGACTAAGCTATCTAACCCATCGTATTCTACCAGATATGGTTAAGCGAAATTCCGGAATGATTATCAATATAGGATCAACCGCTGGAACGATTCCATATCCAGGTGGAAATATTTACGGAGCTAGTAAGGCATTCGTTAAACAATTTTCCCTTAATTTAAGAGCTGATCTTGCAGGTACAAAGATTCGAGTAACTAACATTGAACCTGGGCTTTGTGAGGGAACAGAATTTTCATCTGTTAGATTTGATGGCGATCAACAAAGAGTTGAAGCTATCTATGCTGGAGCACATGCCATTCAACCTAAAGACATTGCTAATACCGTTTCTTGGATAGCAGCGCAACCGGAACATGTTAATATCAATCGAATTGAAATCATGCCAGTTTCACAATCCTATGGCCCCCAACCGGTTCATAGGGATTAA
- the pta gene encoding phosphate acetyltransferase has protein sequence MGIRSLFGGLREKVVGQNIKIVFPEGNDERVVRAAARLKFEGLVEPIILGEAADVRSLLTKLGFADQNYTIINPETYEQFEEMKAAFVEVRNGKATMEDADKMLKDVNYFGVMLVKMGLADGMVSGAIHSTADTVRPALQIIKTKPGISRTSGVFLMNRENTSERYIFADCAINIDPNAQELAEIAVNTAETAAIFDIDPKIAMLSFSTKGSGKAPQVDKVTEATRIAKELAPELALDGELQFDAAFVPETAKIKAPDSDVAGQANTFVFPDLQSGNIGYKIAQRLGMFDAIGPILQGLNKPVNDLSRGSSAEDIYKLAIITAAQALEAK, from the coding sequence ATGGGTATTAGAAGTTTGTTTGGTGGTTTAAGAGAAAAAGTTGTTGGACAAAACATTAAAATCGTTTTCCCAGAAGGTAACGATGAACGTGTTGTCCGTGCAGCAGCTCGTCTTAAATTTGAAGGTCTTGTAGAACCAATTATTTTAGGTGAAGCAGCAGATGTTCGTAGCCTCCTTACAAAACTAGGTTTTGCAGATCAGAATTATACAATTATTAATCCTGAAACTTACGAACAATTTGAAGAAATGAAAGCAGCATTTGTTGAAGTCCGTAATGGTAAAGCAACAATGGAAGATGCTGACAAAATGCTTAAAGATGTTAACTATTTTGGTGTTATGCTTGTTAAAATGGGCCTTGCAGACGGTATGGTTTCAGGTGCTATCCATTCAACAGCAGATACGGTACGTCCTGCACTTCAGATTATTAAAACAAAACCAGGTATTTCAAGAACGTCTGGCGTTTTCTTAATGAACCGTGAAAATACAAGTGAACGTTATATTTTTGCTGACTGCGCTATTAACATTGATCCTAATGCACAAGAATTAGCTGAAATTGCAGTTAATACAGCTGAAACGGCAGCAATTTTTGACATTGATCCTAAAATTGCCATGTTGAGTTTCTCAACAAAAGGCAGTGGTAAAGCGCCGCAAGTTGATAAAGTTACTGAAGCAACTAGAATTGCTAAAGAACTAGCCCCTGAATTAGCTTTAGATGGTGAATTACAATTTGATGCTGCTTTTGTTCCTGAAACAGCTAAAATTAAAGCACCAGACAGTGATGTTGCTGGTCAAGCAAATACTTTTGTCTTTCCAGACTTGCAATCAGGTAATATTGGTTACAAGATTGCACAACGTTTAGGGATGTTTGATGCAATTGGTCCAATCTTGCAAGGGCTTAACAAACCAGTTAATGATCTTTCACGTGGATCAAGTGCTGAGGACATCTATAAACTAGCCATCATTACCGCAGCTCAAGCTTTGGAAGCAAAATAA
- a CDS encoding RluA family pseudouridine synthase — protein sequence MRFDYVADKRTKVKTLLKSHDVSKGLLAKVKYRGGQILVNGVAQNAIYLLNVGDLVSIDIPNEQPFEKLEAVSHPLDIVYEDDHFMVINKPFGFASIPSAIHSNTIANFVKAYYIEKDYPNKQVHIVTRLDRDTSGLMLFAKHGYAHARLDKQLQKRSIEKRYYALVSGQGQLPDHGEIIEPIGRSKDSIITRAVDPMGKYARTSYQVIARYPQNVHLVDIKLHTGRTHQIRVHFSHIGFPLLGDDLYGGRLDLGITRQALHCHFLGFYNPFEKNDTKHTINLTDDFDNVIIGLQKK from the coding sequence ATGAGATTTGACTATGTTGCAGATAAGAGAACCAAAGTAAAAACCTTGCTCAAAAGTCATGACGTGTCAAAAGGATTATTAGCAAAAGTCAAGTATCGAGGTGGACAAATATTAGTCAATGGCGTTGCGCAAAACGCCATTTATCTTTTGAATGTCGGTGATCTTGTTTCGATAGATATTCCAAACGAACAACCTTTTGAAAAATTAGAAGCTGTGTCGCATCCATTGGACATTGTTTACGAAGATGATCACTTTATGGTTATTAATAAACCATTTGGCTTTGCTAGTATTCCAAGTGCAATTCATTCCAATACCATTGCAAATTTTGTTAAAGCTTATTACATCGAAAAAGATTATCCCAATAAACAAGTTCATATTGTAACCAGACTTGATCGTGATACTAGTGGATTGATGCTTTTTGCAAAGCATGGTTATGCTCATGCAAGACTTGATAAACAATTACAAAAACGCTCTATTGAAAAGCGCTATTATGCCTTGGTTTCTGGGCAGGGGCAACTACCTGACCACGGAGAAATCATCGAGCCTATCGGTCGATCAAAAGACAGTATCATTACAAGAGCTGTTGATCCTATGGGAAAGTATGCTAGAACTAGTTATCAAGTGATTGCGCGTTATCCTCAAAATGTTCATTTGGTAGACATCAAACTTCATACTGGCAGAACCCACCAAATTCGTGTTCATTTTTCACACATTGGTTTTCCTTTGTTAGGGGATGATTTATATGGTGGTAGACTTGATTTAGGGATTACGCGACAAGCTTTGCATTGTCATTTCTTAGGTTTTTATAATCCTTTTGAAAAAAATGACACTAAACATACAATAAATTTGACAGATGACTTTGACAACGTTATCATAGGTTTACAGAAAAAATAA
- a CDS encoding NAD kinase, translated as MTQMNYTDKATRVAIIANGKYQSKRIASKLFSVFKDDPDFYLSKVKPDIVISIGGDGMLLSAFHMYENELDNVRFVGIHTGHLGFYTDYRDFEIDKLIENLRFDKGDRVSYPILKVIISLEDGRVIKARALNEATVKRIEKTMVADVVINNVKFESFRGDGLAVSTPTGSTAYNKSLGGAILHPTIEALQLTEISSLNNRVFRTIGSSLIIPKKDKIELFPQRAGIYTVSIDNKTYNLKNIKKVEYYIDCEKIHFVSTPSHTSFWERVKDAFIGEIDE; from the coding sequence ATGACACAGATGAATTATACAGATAAAGCTACTCGAGTAGCAATTATAGCAAATGGAAAATACCAAAGTAAGCGCATTGCTTCAAAGTTATTTTCTGTTTTCAAAGATGACCCCGATTTTTACCTTTCAAAGGTAAAGCCAGATATTGTGATTTCAATTGGGGGTGATGGCATGTTATTGTCAGCATTCCATATGTATGAAAATGAGCTAGATAACGTACGTTTTGTTGGAATCCATACTGGCCATTTGGGGTTTTATACTGACTATCGTGATTTTGAAATTGATAAATTGATTGAAAACTTGCGCTTTGATAAGGGAGATCGTGTTTCTTACCCTATTTTAAAAGTTATTATTAGTCTGGAAGATGGGCGTGTTATCAAGGCAAGGGCTCTAAACGAAGCAACAGTTAAGCGCATTGAAAAAACAATGGTTGCTGATGTCGTTATTAACAACGTTAAATTTGAAAGTTTCAGAGGTGACGGACTTGCTGTGTCAACACCAACGGGAAGTACAGCCTATAATAAGTCACTAGGAGGGGCTATCTTACATCCTACTATTGAGGCTCTACAATTAACGGAAATTTCAAGTCTTAATAATCGCGTTTTCAGAACCATAGGCTCGTCATTGATTATCCCCAAAAAAGATAAAATCGAGCTCTTTCCTCAACGGGCTGGTATTTACACTGTTTCAATTGATAATAAGACCTATAACCTCAAAAACATTAAAAAAGTTGAGTATTACATTGACTGTGAAAAAATACATTTTGTATCTACCCCAAGTCACACCAGTTTTTGGGAGAGGGTTAAGGATGCTTTTATCGGAGAAATTGACGAATGA